AAGATTTTCCTTTTTGAACTTCTGAAGCAGGAAGTGGAAACCAAATCAATGGAATGGCTGGTTCTACAAAAAGAGAAAATTGAAAAAGATGGCTCATACCTCAAGTTTTATATGGCCTTTGGTCAGGCTTCCAGATTTTTTAAGAAGACGATTTTACAACTCACTGATCAACAAAAAAAGCTTGCCAATAGCATTAGAGAAGGTTTCAGCCCTCATACTTGGGATCAGCTTCAGACTGCAAGAGGTTATTTACTCCTACATTTCGAGGAAAAAGAAGCTTCAAGTTGGGTAAATGCCCTCAACAAACTTTTTGAAACTGCGGATATGCATGAGCAACAATCCCTGTACGCCGCACTTCCAATCATGCCCTTTCAACCGGAAATGATAGAAAGGGCCATTGAAGGTCTTAGGACAAATATCAGTTCAGTCTTTGATGCTGTAGCTCTCAACAATCCTTATCCTTCGGAATATTTCGATGAAAGGGCCTGGAATCAGATGGTCTTGAAAGCCATATTTATGCAGCGCCCATTATATCAAATTCAGAATGCTGACAGTAGAGCTAATCCGGTTTTGGCCAAGATACTTGTTGATTTTGCCCACGAAAGATGGGCTGCAGGTAGAACTGTCATGCCTGAGCTTTGGCGATTTGTAGGCCCTTATGTCAATGAAGAAAATTTTGCTGATATTCAAAAAGTACTTCAGACCAATGACCCCAATCAAAAGAAGGCCGCATTGTTAGCATGTGGCAGCAGTGATTACGTGCCGGCCAAAAAACTCCTTGAAGATCATTCTGAAATCAACAAAGCCATAATAAATGGAGAAATCACTTGGGAACACATCGGTGTAGAATTTCAATCCTCCATATAATCCACAGATCAATATCAGATTTGATATAAGAGCTAAAACCATTAGTTTTCAACAATATTAAAAATACAACAAGATGGAAATGTTTATCGATCCCCATATACATGTCATATCAAGGACCACTGATGACTATGAAGCCATGCGCAAAGCGGGTATAGTGGCCATTATTGAACCGGCTTTTTGGTTGGGTCAGCCACGGACAGAAGTAGGCAGTTTCAAGGATTATTTCAGCACTTTGGTTGGTTGGGAAAGATTCCGCGCCAAGCAATTCGGTATCGTTCACTATTGTACCATGGGTCTGAATTCCAAGGAAGCTAATAATATTCCTTTGGCAGAAGAAGTGATGGAATTATTGCCGCTGTATGTTGGCAAAGAGGGTGTGGTTGCCATTGGGGAAATCGGTTATGATGACCAAACTGAAGCTGAGGATAGATTTTATAGGTTACAGTTGGAACTTGCCAAAGAGGTCAACCTCCCCGTTTTGATCCATACGCCCCATAGGGATAAGAAAAAAGGCACTACCCGCAGCATGGATGTCAGCGAGGAACATGGTGTTGATCCGGGAATGGTAATCGTGGACCACAACAATGAGGAAACAGTAAAGGAAGTTTTGGATAGAGGATATTGGGCAGCTTTTACAATCTACCCACACACAAAGATGGGCAGTGAGCGCATGGTGGAAATCGTCAAACAATACGGTCCGGAAAGAATCATTGTGGACAGTGCTGCGGATTGGGGAATCAGCGATCCATTGGCAGTTCCAAAAACTGCTGCTTTGATGCGCAAGATGGGAATTCCTGAAGAGCATATCAGAATGACCTGTTATCAGAATGCATTGACAGCCTATTCCCAAAGTGGCCAGATGGATGAATTGGATTGGCTGAGGCCGGAACCCATTGACCAAAGGCAAAGACAATTTGGTAATTCGGTCTTGAGAGGCGGACAGGAACCTAAAGTGGAAGGCTCTGATTTTGTGGAGAATTAAGCATCTTTAATGTCAAAAATAAAAGCTTATTTACAGCTCACCCGACCCGCAAATATCGTTACTGCTATTGCAGATATTTGGGCAGGCTTCGCCGTCGCCGGTGGAGCATTGGTTATATTTGCAGATGAAACTGTCCTTATCCAATCACCCGTTTTTCAAAACTTGCTTTGGTTGACACTTTCGACCATAGGCTTGTATGGCGGGGGTGTTGCCTTCAATGATGTTTTTGATGCGGCATTGGATGCCAAGGAAAGACCTGAAAGACCCATACCAAGTGGAAGGGTATCAAAAGGCAATGCTGCTTGGATGGCTTTTTTGTTATTGGTTATGGGGGTTGTGGCAGCATCTTTGGTTGGGCCAATCAGCGGATTGATAGCTTTAATTGTGGCCGGCCTTGC
This window of the Aquiflexum balticum DSM 16537 genome carries:
- a CDS encoding EboA domain-containing protein, encoding MNHSIDIEKTKIFLFELLKQEVETKSMEWLVLQKEKIEKDGSYLKFYMAFGQASRFFKKTILQLTDQQKKLANSIREGFSPHTWDQLQTARGYLLLHFEEKEASSWVNALNKLFETADMHEQQSLYAALPIMPFQPEMIERAIEGLRTNISSVFDAVALNNPYPSEYFDERAWNQMVLKAIFMQRPLYQIQNADSRANPVLAKILVDFAHERWAAGRTVMPELWRFVGPYVNEENFADIQKVLQTNDPNQKKAALLACGSSDYVPAKKLLEDHSEINKAIINGEITWEHIGVEFQSSI
- a CDS encoding TatD family hydrolase — protein: MEMFIDPHIHVISRTTDDYEAMRKAGIVAIIEPAFWLGQPRTEVGSFKDYFSTLVGWERFRAKQFGIVHYCTMGLNSKEANNIPLAEEVMELLPLYVGKEGVVAIGEIGYDDQTEAEDRFYRLQLELAKEVNLPVLIHTPHRDKKKGTTRSMDVSEEHGVDPGMVIVDHNNEETVKEVLDRGYWAAFTIYPHTKMGSERMVEIVKQYGPERIIVDSAADWGISDPLAVPKTAALMRKMGIPEEHIRMTCYQNALTAYSQSGQMDELDWLRPEPIDQRQRQFGNSVLRGGQEPKVEGSDFVEN